The following proteins come from a genomic window of Denitromonas sp.:
- the sucD gene encoding succinate--CoA ligase subunit alpha has translation MSILINKDTKVITQGITGKTGQFHTEKCIEYANGKNCFVAGVNPKKAGEAIFGVPIYASVKEAAAETGATVSVIYVPPAGAAAAIWEACEADIDLAICITEGIPVRDMLAVRNKMRQKVEAGGKETLLLGPNCPGLITPDEIKIGIMPGHIHRKGRIGVVSRSGTLTYEAVAQLTEIGLGQSSAVGIGGDPINGLKHIDVMRMFNDDPDTDAVIMIGEIGGPDEAEAARWCKDNMKKPVVGFIAGVTAPAGKRMGHAGALISGGEDTADAKLAIMEECGFTVTRNPSEMAKLLKAKL, from the coding sequence ATGTCTATCCTGATCAACAAAGACACCAAGGTCATCACCCAGGGCATCACGGGCAAGACCGGTCAGTTCCACACCGAGAAGTGCATCGAGTACGCGAACGGCAAGAACTGCTTCGTCGCCGGTGTCAATCCCAAGAAGGCCGGCGAGGCCATCTTCGGTGTGCCCATCTACGCCTCGGTGAAAGAAGCCGCCGCCGAGACCGGCGCCACCGTGTCGGTCATCTATGTGCCGCCCGCGGGCGCGGCTGCCGCGATCTGGGAAGCCTGCGAGGCCGACATCGATCTGGCCATCTGCATTACCGAAGGCATCCCGGTTCGCGACATGCTGGCCGTGCGCAACAAGATGCGCCAGAAAGTCGAAGCCGGTGGCAAGGAAACCCTGCTGCTCGGCCCCAACTGCCCGGGCCTGATCACGCCGGACGAAATCAAGATCGGCATCATGCCGGGTCACATCCACCGCAAGGGCCGTATCGGCGTGGTGTCCCGTTCCGGTACGCTGACCTACGAAGCGGTGGCACAGCTGACCGAAATCGGTCTGGGCCAGTCGTCGGCGGTCGGTATTGGTGGCGACCCCATCAACGGCCTCAAGCACATCGACGTGATGCGCATGTTCAATGACGATCCCGATACCGATGCGGTCATCATGATCGGCGAGATCGGCGGTCCGGACGAAGCCGAAGCCGCACGCTGGTGCAAGGACAACATGAAGAAGCCGGTGGTTGGCTTCATCGCCGGTGTCACGGCACCCGCAGGCAAGCGCATGGGCCACGCCGGTGCGCTGATCTCGGGCGGCGAGGATACCGCCGATGCCAAGCTCGCCATCATGGAGGAGTGCGGCTTCACCGTGACGCGCAACCCGTCCGAAATGGCCAAGCTGCTCAAAGCCAAGCTCTGA
- a CDS encoding Stp1/IreP family PP2C-type Ser/Thr phosphatase has protein sequence MLAKTGSGLMAGAARLLPGEHGGLMDSPKQEMAALLMASRSDTGRLRQRNEDACLFDDASRWAVLADGMGGYQGGDVASRLVVESLAGSLRASEATTVSQMLAELRQATSRANTEVIAAARKDRELHGMGSTVVASRFHDNTLLVSHVGDSRMYRYRPDELVQLTRDHSLLQEQVDGGMMSADAARVAPGRSLLTRALGVEPAVVPDVALHEVRPGDVYLMCSDGLTDMLEDADIALVCETLSANLALAADHLIQLANDRGGRDNITVVLIKVLQPFPARRT, from the coding sequence ATGTTGGCGAAGACCGGGTCAGGGCTGATGGCAGGGGCGGCAAGGCTGTTGCCCGGAGAGCATGGTGGTTTGATGGATTCCCCGAAACAGGAGATGGCCGCATTGTTGATGGCCTCGCGGAGCGATACGGGCCGCTTGCGTCAGCGCAATGAAGATGCGTGCCTCTTTGATGACGCATCGCGCTGGGCGGTGCTTGCCGACGGCATGGGTGGCTACCAGGGTGGCGATGTGGCATCGCGGCTGGTGGTCGAGTCTCTGGCGGGGAGCTTGCGCGCCAGCGAGGCGACGACCGTGTCGCAGATGCTTGCCGAGTTGCGCCAGGCCACCTCGCGGGCCAATACCGAGGTGATTGCCGCAGCGCGCAAGGACCGCGAGTTGCACGGCATGGGCTCGACCGTGGTGGCGTCGCGCTTTCATGACAACACCTTGCTGGTGTCGCATGTCGGTGACTCGCGGATGTACCGCTACCGTCCCGACGAACTGGTGCAGCTGACGCGTGACCATTCCTTGTTGCAGGAGCAGGTCGATGGCGGCATGATGAGCGCTGATGCGGCACGGGTGGCGCCGGGGCGCAGCCTGCTCACGCGGGCGCTGGGTGTCGAGCCGGCGGTGGTGCCCGATGTGGCATTGCACGAGGTCCGGCCGGGCGATGTCTACCTGATGTGCTCCGACGGACTGACGGACATGCTCGAGGATGCCGATATCGCGTTGGTGTGCGAGACCTTGTCCGCTAATCTGGCGCTGGCGGCAGATCATCTGATCCAGCTTGCCAATGACCGGGGTGGCCGTGACAACATCACCGTGGTTTTGATCAAGGTGCTGCAGCCGTTTCCGGCCCGCAGGACGTAA
- the sucC gene encoding ADP-forming succinate--CoA ligase subunit beta, translating to MKIHEYQAKELLRKYGVVTPRGIPCFSVDEAVKAAEELGGKIWVVKAQIHAGGRGKGGGVKLAKSIDEVKALAGEILGMQLITHQTGAEGQKVRRLLIEEGADIQKEYYVAALTDRATQKVAMMASSEGGMDIEEVAAKTPEKIIKVFVDPLVGLTDAQATELATGIGVPAGSIDKAVDTLKKLYTCYMETDASLAEINPLILEGNGNIKALDAKFNFDSNALYRHPEIVEYRDLDEEDADEIEASKYDLAYISLDGNIGCLVNGAGLAMATMDTIKLFGASPANFLDVGGGATTEKVTEAFKIMLKNPKVKGILVNIFGGIMRCDTIATGVVAAAKEVNLSVPLVVRMKGTNEDIGKKILAESGLPIISADSMAEAATKVVEAVK from the coding sequence ATGAAGATTCATGAGTATCAGGCAAAAGAGCTGCTGAGAAAGTATGGCGTCGTCACCCCGCGTGGCATTCCGTGCTTCTCGGTGGACGAGGCGGTCAAAGCGGCCGAAGAGCTGGGGGGCAAGATCTGGGTGGTGAAGGCTCAGATCCACGCCGGTGGCCGTGGCAAGGGCGGTGGCGTCAAGCTCGCCAAGTCGATCGACGAAGTGAAGGCGCTGGCCGGCGAGATCCTGGGCATGCAGCTGATCACGCACCAGACCGGTGCCGAGGGCCAGAAGGTCCGTCGTCTGCTGATCGAAGAAGGCGCCGACATCCAGAAGGAATACTATGTCGCCGCGCTGACCGATCGCGCAACCCAGAAGGTCGCCATGATGGCCTCGTCCGAGGGCGGCATGGACATCGAGGAAGTCGCCGCCAAGACGCCGGAGAAGATCATCAAGGTCTTCGTCGACCCGCTCGTCGGCCTGACCGATGCGCAGGCGACCGAGCTGGCCACGGGCATTGGCGTTCCGGCCGGTTCCATCGACAAGGCGGTCGATACGCTCAAGAAGCTCTACACCTGCTACATGGAAACCGATGCCTCGCTGGCGGAAATCAACCCGCTGATCCTCGAAGGCAACGGCAACATCAAGGCGCTGGACGCCAAGTTCAATTTCGACTCCAACGCGCTGTACCGTCACCCCGAGATCGTCGAGTACCGCGATCTGGATGAAGAGGACGCGGACGAAATCGAAGCATCCAAGTACGACCTGGCCTACATCAGCCTCGATGGCAACATCGGCTGCCTGGTGAACGGTGCCGGCCTGGCCATGGCCACCATGGATACCATCAAGCTGTTCGGCGCCTCGCCGGCCAACTTCCTGGACGTTGGCGGTGGTGCAACGACCGAGAAGGTCACTGAAGCCTTCAAGATCATGCTCAAGAACCCGAAGGTGAAGGGCATTCTGGTGAACATCTTTGGCGGCATCATGCGCTGCGACACCATCGCCACCGGCGTGGTCGCGGCAGCCAAGGAAGTCAATCTCTCCGTACCGCTGGTGGTGCGCATGAAGGGTACCAATGAAGACATCGGCAAGAAGATTCTCGCCGAGTCCGGTTTGCCCATCATTTCCGCCGACAGCATGGCCGAAGCCGCGACCAAGGTCGTCGAAGCGGTCAAGTAA
- a CDS encoding pilin: MRGETAKFFFKGFTLIELMVVVSVIGILAAISIPLYQTYVARAQVNRVVMESGAAKAAVEECLAIGRLTVGLGAGQCDPGFSGSNLVSGVSQVGLVLPARTGVPTVSSPLTATPNIVAVLGNDVMSLLSGGVVTWARSADGSWACSTTVAPQFRPEGCQ; this comes from the coding sequence ATGAGGGGAGAGACGGCTAAGTTTTTTTTTAAGGGCTTTACCCTTATCGAACTGATGGTTGTGGTTAGCGTGATCGGGATATTGGCAGCAATTTCTATTCCTTTGTATCAAACCTATGTGGCGAGAGCTCAAGTCAACCGAGTTGTAATGGAGTCGGGAGCTGCGAAGGCTGCTGTTGAAGAGTGTCTTGCCATTGGCCGTTTAACGGTTGGCCTAGGGGCTGGGCAGTGCGATCCCGGGTTTAGTGGTTCGAATCTGGTTTCTGGGGTGTCACAGGTTGGTTTGGTTTTGCCAGCGCGAACGGGGGTGCCAACGGTAAGCAGTCCGCTAACGGCTACACCCAACATCGTCGCTGTGCTTGGCAACGATGTGATGAGCTTGCTTTCCGGGGGGGTGGTAACCTGGGCGCGATCAGCTGATGGATCCTGGGCTTGTTCGACAACGGTTGCTCCACAATTCAGGCCAGAAGGTTGCCAATAG
- a CDS encoding DUF2889 domain-containing protein: protein MTGWWSLRRPWSNVKDIDYPLAAGVRRQGDPVHRMRVSVLIDRMCTILDAHAESEWVPYPGSCERIAPAYDALVGMNLMRGFRDAVRAQFFGIDGCSHISELLLSLPTAAVQTFATFMKDNADSAEKPFQLDRCHALATDGETVRQYYPAWYRAPKRVSDGADDGEA, encoded by the coding sequence ATGACGGGCTGGTGGAGCTTGAGGCGACCCTGGTCGAACGTCAAGGATATCGACTACCCGCTCGCCGCCGGCGTGCGCAGGCAGGGCGATCCGGTGCATCGCATGCGGGTGTCGGTGTTGATCGACCGGATGTGCACGATTCTCGATGCCCATGCCGAATCGGAGTGGGTGCCTTACCCCGGTAGCTGTGAGCGTATCGCGCCGGCCTACGATGCCCTGGTCGGGATGAATCTGATGCGGGGCTTTCGCGATGCGGTGCGTGCGCAGTTCTTCGGTATCGACGGCTGCAGCCACATCTCCGAATTATTGCTGAGCCTGCCGACGGCGGCCGTGCAGACGTTCGCCACCTTCATGAAGGACAACGCGGATTCGGCGGAGAAGCCCTTTCAGCTGGACCGCTGTCATGCCCTGGCGACGGATGGCGAGACCGTGCGCCAGTACTACCCGGCGTGGTATCGCGCGCCGAAGCGTGTCTCGGACGGTGCCGATGATGGCGAGGCCTGA
- a CDS encoding GspE/PulE family protein, with protein MKASGKTLSSGDVTSRLAFFKGLQAVTNRIHATQNIDEIIFELSADLCDLFSAERLTIYTLDESRTAIVSKVKTGLHSVNSIRLPISENSVAGYVAYTKKMLNLPDVYDAQALKAISPKLEFRKEVDEVTGYHSRQMLVTPILASEAGELLGVLQLINATDGKPFSPVAEEGLLGLAQTLGVAFAQRARKQGKPRSRYDLLVANGQLSAQELEAAGAKARDRKVTTEEVLVDDMGLALADVGDAVARCFGVPYEPFRGDRIKPVDLLRNIKRDFVEQSHWLPLEETEEGIIVMATDPEQTRASRVAHNVFPNKKIAFRATTHRDFNKTVDQFFEASLDLGSVDDLLSDLSEEDQDGSVAEDLTAAADNELVKLVNKVIIDAYKQGASDIHIEPRPGKVKTLIRFRKDGTLVPYIEVPASYRNPLVTRIKIMCDLDISERRKPQDGKIKFRKYAALDIELRVATIPTAGGMEDVVMRILANSEPIPLDKLGLSRHNLERLKGAIAQPYGIFFVCGPTGSGKTTTLHSILGHINTPETKIWTAEDPVEITQKGLRQVQVNRKAGLDFATMMRAFLRADPDVIMVGEMRDRETVSVGLEASLTGHLVFSTLHTNSAPESIVRLLDMGMDPFNFADALLGVLAQRLAKRLCPKCKSPYHPGSDELSSLLDEYCIDLQSTPPFVADAEAARKAVARRWQQDFANKDGQFTLYKAVGCADCTNGYRGRVGLHELMLGSDGAKKLIQEHARVADLLVLALNEGMRTLRQDGIEKVLDGTTDIKQVRKVCMR; from the coding sequence ATGAAAGCTTCCGGCAAAACCCTCTCGAGCGGGGATGTGACCAGCCGCCTCGCCTTTTTCAAGGGCTTGCAGGCGGTGACCAACCGGATTCACGCCACCCAGAACATCGACGAGATCATCTTCGAACTGTCGGCCGACCTGTGCGACTTGTTCAGCGCCGAGCGGCTGACCATCTACACGCTGGATGAGTCGCGCACCGCGATCGTCTCCAAGGTGAAGACGGGCCTGCATTCGGTCAACAGCATTCGCCTGCCGATCTCCGAAAACAGTGTGGCCGGCTATGTCGCCTACACCAAGAAGATGCTGAACCTGCCGGATGTGTATGACGCGCAGGCACTCAAGGCGATTTCGCCCAAGCTCGAGTTTCGCAAGGAAGTCGACGAGGTCACCGGCTACCACAGCCGGCAAATGCTGGTCACGCCCATCCTCGCCTCCGAGGCGGGCGAGCTGCTCGGCGTGCTCCAGCTCATCAACGCCACCGATGGCAAACCCTTCTCGCCCGTGGCCGAGGAAGGCCTGCTCGGCCTGGCCCAGACGCTCGGCGTGGCCTTCGCGCAGCGCGCCCGCAAACAGGGCAAGCCACGGTCCCGCTACGACCTGCTGGTGGCCAATGGCCAGTTGTCGGCACAGGAGCTCGAAGCCGCCGGCGCGAAGGCGCGTGATCGCAAGGTGACCACCGAGGAGGTGCTGGTCGATGACATGGGGCTGGCGCTCGCCGACGTGGGCGACGCGGTGGCCCGCTGCTTTGGCGTGCCCTACGAGCCCTTCCGCGGCGACCGGATCAAGCCCGTCGACCTGCTGCGCAACATCAAGCGCGACTTCGTTGAGCAAAGCCACTGGCTGCCGCTCGAGGAAACCGAGGAAGGCATCATCGTGATGGCGACCGACCCCGAGCAGACCCGCGCCTCCCGGGTGGCCCACAACGTATTCCCGAACAAGAAGATCGCCTTCCGCGCCACCACGCACCGGGACTTCAACAAGACGGTCGACCAGTTCTTCGAGGCCAGCCTCGATCTGGGCTCGGTCGATGACCTGCTGTCCGATTTGTCCGAGGAGGACCAGGACGGCTCGGTGGCCGAAGACCTGACCGCCGCTGCCGATAACGAACTGGTCAAGCTGGTCAACAAGGTCATCATCGACGCCTACAAGCAGGGCGCATCGGACATCCACATCGAACCGCGCCCCGGCAAGGTCAAGACGCTGATCCGCTTCCGCAAGGACGGCACCCTGGTGCCCTACATCGAAGTCCCGGCCAGCTACCGCAACCCGCTGGTCACGCGCATCAAGATCATGTGCGACCTCGACATCTCCGAGCGTCGCAAGCCGCAGGACGGCAAGATCAAGTTCCGCAAGTACGCCGCGCTCGACATCGAACTGCGGGTCGCCACCATTCCCACTGCGGGCGGCATGGAAGACGTGGTGATGCGCATCCTCGCCAACAGCGAGCCCATCCCGCTCGACAAGCTCGGCCTGTCGCGGCACAACCTCGAACGCCTCAAGGGCGCCATTGCCCAGCCCTACGGCATCTTCTTCGTGTGTGGCCCCACCGGCTCCGGTAAAACCACCACGCTGCACTCCATCCTCGGCCACATCAACACGCCGGAGACCAAGATCTGGACCGCCGAAGACCCGGTCGAGATCACCCAGAAAGGCCTGCGCCAGGTGCAGGTCAACCGCAAGGCCGGCCTCGACTTTGCCACCATGATGCGCGCCTTCCTCCGCGCCGACCCCGACGTGATCATGGTTGGCGAAATGCGCGACCGTGAAACCGTCTCCGTCGGCCTCGAAGCCTCGCTCACCGGCCACCTCGTGTTCTCCACCCTGCACACCAACAGCGCGCCCGAGTCCATCGTCCGCCTGCTCGACATGGGCATGGATCCCTTCAACTTCGCCGACGCCCTGCTCGGCGTCCTCGCCCAGCGCCTTGCCAAACGCCTGTGCCCGAAGTGCAAGAGCCCCTACCACCCCGGCAGCGACGAACTCTCCAGCCTGCTCGACGAGTACTGTATCGATCTGCAGAGCACCCCCCCCTTTGTTGCCGACGCCGAGGCCGCCCGCAAGGCCGTCGCCCGCCGCTGGCAGCAAGATTTTGCGAACAAGGATGGCCAGTTCACCCTCTACAAGGCCGTCGGCTGTGCCGACTGCACCAACGGCTACCGCGGACGCGTCGGCCTGCACGAACTCATGCTCGGCTCCGACGGCGCCAAGAAACTCATCCAGGAACACGCCCGTGTCGCCGACCTGCTGGTGCTCGCCCTGAACGAAGGCATGCGCACCCTGCGTCAGGATGGCATCGAGAAAGTGCTCGACGGCACCACCGACATCAAACAGGTCCGCAAGGTCTGCATGCGCTGA
- a CDS encoding pilin, with protein MNKTIKRAQQGFTLIELMIVVAIIGILAAIAIPQYQTYVARSQVNRVMSESGSIKTAVEDCINNGRIVVGAGVGQCDPGATGSTLVAGASQTGLVLPANTGVPQVAALGADPATITATFGNAAAAVISGSTLTWSRDAASGAWVCTTNVANNLRPAGCQ; from the coding sequence ATGAATAAGACTATCAAGCGCGCCCAGCAGGGCTTCACCCTGATCGAACTGATGATCGTTGTGGCGATTATCGGTATTTTGGCGGCGATCGCGATTCCGCAGTATCAGACATATGTGGCGCGCTCCCAGGTGAACCGCGTGATGTCGGAATCCGGCAGTATTAAAACGGCTGTCGAAGACTGCATTAACAACGGTCGTATCGTTGTTGGTGCTGGCGTTGGCCAATGTGATCCGGGGGCGACTGGTTCGACGTTGGTTGCTGGTGCATCGCAAACTGGCCTAGTTCTTCCGGCGAATACTGGTGTTCCTCAGGTTGCTGCGCTGGGTGCTGACCCGGCAACAATCACCGCTACGTTCGGAAACGCTGCTGCTGCGGTAATTTCTGGTAGCACCCTGACGTGGTCGCGCGATGCGGCGTCCGGGGCTTGGGTATGTACAACTAACGTTGCAAACAATCTCCGCCCGGCAGGGTGCCAGTAA
- a CDS encoding 3',5'-cyclic-nucleotide phosphodiesterase, with product MKFRVLGCSGGIGGQEARTSAFLVDDDVLIDGGTGVGVLGYDELLRIDHIFVTHAHLDHIGFIPLLVDTVGNDRRSPITVYGTVETIRILRSHIFNWLVWPDFSAIPDRHRPFMRFQVLKVGEAVALDGRRITALPALHTVPAVAYCLDSGDGQLIYTGDTTHCPPLIDAINSQPALRHLVIETAFSDAQHGLAMASRHLCPSLLANFLDALSCRPEVHISHLKPGHGERTMAQIGMYGGALQPTMLTNGQVLSF from the coding sequence ATGAAATTCAGGGTATTGGGGTGTAGCGGCGGCATTGGCGGCCAGGAGGCGCGGACCTCTGCGTTTCTGGTGGACGACGATGTGCTGATCGACGGCGGCACCGGCGTGGGCGTTCTCGGCTACGACGAGTTGCTGCGCATCGACCATATCTTCGTCACGCATGCGCACCTCGACCACATCGGCTTCATCCCGCTGCTGGTCGACACCGTTGGCAACGACCGTCGCTCGCCGATTACGGTCTATGGCACGGTCGAGACCATCCGCATCCTGCGCTCCCACATCTTCAACTGGCTGGTGTGGCCCGATTTCAGCGCCATCCCCGATCGCCACCGGCCGTTCATGCGCTTCCAGGTGCTCAAAGTTGGCGAAGCCGTGGCTCTCGATGGCCGGCGGATTACCGCCTTGCCTGCATTGCATACGGTCCCCGCGGTGGCCTATTGTCTGGACAGCGGCGATGGCCAGCTGATCTACACGGGCGATACTACCCATTGCCCACCACTGATCGACGCCATCAACAGCCAGCCGGCCCTTCGCCACCTGGTGATCGAGACGGCGTTTTCCGACGCGCAGCATGGCCTGGCGATGGCCTCGCGTCATCTGTGCCCCAGCCTGCTGGCGAATTTTCTGGACGCGCTGAGCTGCCGCCCGGAGGTGCATATCAGCCACCTCAAGCCCGGGCATGGTGAGCGCACCATGGCGCAGATCGGCATGTACGGCGGAGCGCTGCAGCCGACGATGCTCACCAATGGACAGGTCCTGAGTTTCTGA
- a CDS encoding FHA domain-containing protein, with the protein MPKLILSMDGLVLKEIPLTKERTTIGRKPHNDIQIDNLAISGEHAVITAILDDAFLEDRNSTNGTYVNGQPVKKCALQNNDVVELGKYRIKFVVDPVAASGPLTDFVDTAALKPVMAEPEVDVAVPDVAATDTVVGADDALDAIDAEATQILDRAGAAAGTKPPPAKPSPPPASESGAGMIQVLSGPNVGRELELKKSLTTLGKPGVQVAVITRRPHGYFITHVEGSSFPVVNGTPLGAQAHHLGDHDIIEIAGVKMEFFLRNDA; encoded by the coding sequence ATGCCGAAACTGATCCTCAGCATGGACGGGCTGGTGCTCAAGGAAATTCCGCTGACCAAGGAGCGGACGACGATCGGGCGCAAGCCGCACAACGATATCCAGATCGACAATCTGGCGATCAGCGGTGAGCATGCGGTGATCACCGCCATCCTTGACGATGCCTTCCTCGAAGACCGCAACAGCACCAACGGCACGTACGTCAATGGCCAGCCGGTCAAGAAGTGCGCGCTGCAGAACAATGATGTGGTCGAGCTGGGCAAGTACCGCATCAAGTTCGTGGTCGACCCCGTGGCCGCCTCCGGCCCGCTGACCGATTTTGTCGACACTGCGGCGCTCAAGCCGGTCATGGCCGAACCGGAAGTCGATGTTGCCGTGCCCGATGTGGCGGCGACCGACACCGTGGTCGGGGCGGATGATGCACTCGACGCCATCGACGCCGAGGCAACGCAGATCCTCGACCGTGCCGGCGCCGCGGCGGGCACCAAGCCTCCGCCTGCCAAACCGTCGCCGCCGCCGGCGAGTGAGAGTGGGGCCGGCATGATCCAGGTGTTGTCGGGGCCGAACGTCGGGCGCGAGCTGGAGCTGAAGAAATCGCTGACCACGCTGGGCAAACCCGGGGTCCAGGTCGCGGTCATCACGCGGCGTCCGCACGGCTATTTCATCACCCATGTCGAAGGCTCCAGCTTCCCGGTGGTCAACGGCACGCCGCTTGGCGCGCAGGCCCACCACCTGGGCGATCACGACATCATCGAGATCGCCGGGGTCAAGATGGAATTTTTCCTGCGCAATGACGCTTGA
- a CDS encoding Nif3-like dinuclear metal center hexameric protein, translating into MQLGELQRYLDTLLNVAAMKDYCPNGLQVEGRPEVTRIICGVTASQALLDAAVARDADAVLVHHGYFWRGEDARVVGLRKRRLGTLLAHDISLFAYHLPLDAHPDLGNNAQLARRMGWTTSGTFGEQSLGLIGEVPQVVSADEIAGQLGRVLGREPLRVGDGARPVRRVAWCTGAAQSMFESAIAAGCDVFVSGEISEPTVHLARESGVPYIAAGHHATERYGVQALGEHLARQFGLECPFVDVENPV; encoded by the coding sequence ATGCAACTGGGTGAGCTGCAGCGCTATCTCGATACGCTGCTCAATGTGGCGGCAATGAAAGATTATTGCCCAAACGGATTGCAAGTGGAAGGAAGGCCCGAGGTGACGCGCATCATCTGTGGCGTCACGGCCAGCCAGGCCCTGCTCGATGCCGCCGTGGCGCGCGACGCTGACGCGGTGCTGGTGCACCACGGTTACTTCTGGCGCGGTGAGGATGCGCGCGTGGTGGGGCTGCGCAAACGGCGGCTGGGGACCTTGCTGGCCCACGACATCAGCCTGTTCGCCTATCACCTGCCACTCGATGCGCATCCCGACCTGGGCAATAACGCGCAATTGGCGCGGCGCATGGGCTGGACGACGAGTGGCACCTTCGGCGAGCAGTCGCTGGGGCTGATCGGCGAGGTGCCGCAGGTGGTGAGTGCGGACGAGATCGCGGGTCAGCTTGGCCGTGTTCTCGGACGTGAGCCGCTGCGCGTCGGCGACGGCGCGCGCCCGGTGCGTCGGGTGGCGTGGTGCACCGGTGCGGCACAGTCGATGTTTGAATCGGCCATCGCGGCCGGCTGCGATGTGTTCGTGTCCGGCGAGATTTCCGAGCCGACCGTGCATCTGGCGCGTGAATCCGGTGTGCCTTACATCGCCGCAGGGCATCACGCCACCGAGCGCTACGGGGTGCAGGCGCTGGGCGAACATCTGGCCAGGCAGTTTGGCCTGGAGTGCCCGTTTGTGGACGTGGAGAACCCGGTCTGA